A window of the Leishmania mexicana MHOM/GT/2001/U1103 complete genome, chromosome 1 genome harbors these coding sequences:
- a CDS encoding putative fatty acyl CoA syntetase 1, with translation MGGCVVSVMEVLNRTRLVDNPDFAARRVYGVINERVTEDEADRSGVYRCARLTDEQHVECCNWYDGPTILQRLAVICEERCDQRAMAYRTVEKVVRESTKDEKGGTREWEYTFLSEPTYITYAEVWQRLVAFGRGLAELGLAKGSRVALYEDTRWEWLVTILGAWTQEMIGVTVYANLGEDALLYALKEATCAALVCNGKNVGKLISLMDKYGVHNATIIYLDALPANVNAESHTVIAWTDVLAKGALSTAPYKVQDAKDEVALIMYTSGTTGNPKGVVHTIGALTQGTLGLEQRLTDLIGREEEESYLAYLPAAHIFEFTCENIMLLRGALIAFGTPRTLTDAFARPCGDLQAFNPFFFIGVPRIFETIRKAVEAKLPPVGTLKRQVFDHAYQSRLAALKEGKDTPYWNEKVFAAPRKILGSKVRGICCGGAPLSDKTQEWLTVMMGRPVAQGYGMTESVCNASVQRSGELKCEVGQLLHGVEACLLDTEHYKHTDKPHPRGELLLRGRFVFKGYYNQPELTEQSILPGGWLRTGDVIEMDAETGQMRIIGRVKALAKNCLGEYIALENLEALYCACPVVAPNGICVLVDPQQPFITALVLTDEQKAMEFARTHKVDNARWPEILKDPAFIAAVTASLAEIGRKAGKKSFELLKRVCVLSDEWTPENNLVTASMKVRRSAIEKHYADIIKELFAD, from the coding sequence ATGGGCGGCTGCGTCGTCTCCGTCATGGAGGTGCTGAACCGCACCCGTCTCGTCGATAACCCGGACTTTGCGGCGCGGCGTGTCTATGGCGTCATCAACGAGCGCGTCacggaggacgaggccgaTCGCTCCGGTGTGTACCGGTGTGCGCGGCTGACGGATGAGCAGCACGTTGAGTGCTGTAACTGGTACGACGGACCGACgatcctgcagcgcctcgcagTCATCTGCGAGGAGCGCTGTGACCAGCGCGCCATGGCGTACCGCACGGTTGAGAAGGTGGTGAGGGAGTCCACGAAGGACGAGAAGGGCGGCACGCGAGAATGGGAGTACACCTTCCTCAGCGAGCCGACGTACATCACGTACGCGGAGGTATGGCAGCGGCTCGTCGCGTTCGGTCGTGGCCTGGCCGAGTTGGGTCTTGCGAAGGGCAGTCGTGTGGCGCTGTACGAGGACACGCGGTGGGAGTGGCTGGTGACGATCCTCGGTGCGTGGACGCAGGAGATGATCGGCGTAACCGTGTACGCGAACCTCGGCGAAGACGCCCTGCTCTACGCTCTCAAGGAGGCGACGTGCGCAGCGCTGGTGTGCAACGGCAAGAACGTCGGCAAGCTCATCTCGCTGATGGACAAGTACGGCGTCCATAACGCGACGATCATCTACCTCgacgcgctgccggcgaACGTGAACGCAGAGTCACACACGGTGATCGCGTGGACCGACGTCCTGGCAAAGGGTGCGCTGTCGACGGCCCCGTACAAGGTGCAGGACGCGAAggacgaggtggcgctgATCATGTACACGAGCGGCACGACCGGCAACCCGAAGGGCGTCGTGCACACGATCGGCGCGCTGACGCAAGGCACCCTCGGCCTGGAGCAGCGGCTGACGGACTTGATcggcagggaggaggaggagtcgtACCTCGCCTACCTCCCGGCTGCACACATCTTCGAGTTCACGTGCGAGAACAtcatgctgctgcgcggcgcacTCATCGCGTTTGGCACCCCGCGCACGCTGACGGACGCCTTTGCGCGGCCGTGCGGTGATCTGCAGGCGTTCAACCCCTTCTTCTTCATCGGCGTGCCGCGCATCTTCGAGACCATCAGGAAGGCCGTCgaggcgaagctgccgccCGTGGGCACGCTCAAGCGACAGGTGTTCGACCACGCCTACCAGAGCcggctggcggcgctgaaggagggCAAGGACACGCCGTACTGGAACGAGAAGGTGTTCGCGGCGCCACGCAAGATTCTCGGGTCGAAGGTGCGCGGcatctgctgcggcggtgctccaCTGTCCGACAAGACACAGGAGTGGCTGACCGTCATGATGGGCCGCCCCGTGGCGCAGGGCTACGGCATGACGGAGTCTGTGTGCAACGCCTCCGTGCAGCGCTCCGGTGAGCTCAAGTGTGAGGTGGGgcagctcctgcacggcGTCGAGGCGTGCCTGCTGGACACGGAGCACTACAAGCACACGGACAAGCCGCACCCAcgtggcgagctgctgctgcgcggccgcTTCGTCTTCAAGGGCTACTACAACCAGCCGGAGTTGACAGAGCAGAGCATACTCCCGGGTGGGTGGCTGCGCACGGGCGACGTGATCGAGATGGATGCGGAGACGGGTCAGATGCGCATCATTGGCCGCGTcaaggcgctggcgaagaaCTGCCTGGGCGAGTACATTGCGCTGGAGAACCTCGAAGCACTTTACTGCGCGTGCCCGGTCGTGGCGCCGAACGGGATCTGCGTCCTCGTGGACCCGCAGCAGCCCTTCATCACGGCGCTCGTGCTGACGGACGAGCAGAAGGCGATGGAGTTTGCCCGCACCCACAAGGTCGACAACGCGAGGTGGCCAGAAATCCTGAAGGACCCCGCCTTCATCGCCGCGGTCACCGCGTCGCTCGCGGAGATTGGCCGGAAAGCGGGCAAGAAATCGTtcgagctgctgaagcgcgtgtgtgtgctgagcGACGAGTGGACTCCGGAGAACAACCTGGTGACGGCCTCTATGAAGGTGCGCCGGAGCGCGATCGAAAAGCACTACGCCGACATCATCAAGGAGCTCTTTGCAGATTAG